The Prinia subflava isolate CZ2003 ecotype Zambia chromosome 5, Cam_Psub_1.2, whole genome shotgun sequence genome window below encodes:
- the NGB gene encoding neuroglobin, with translation MESGTPLSGGQRALIRESWRRVSGSPVQHGLVLFSRLFDLDPDLLPLFQYNCKQFASPQECLSAPEFLDHIRKVMLVIDAAVSHLENLSCLEEYLCNLGKKHQAVGVKAESFSTVGESLLYMLEKCLGAAFSPEVQEAWSKLYNAVVKAMQRGWETLPEGD, from the exons ATGGAGAGCGGGACGCCGCTGTCGGGCGGGCAGCGAGCGCTGATCCGGGAGAGCTGGCGGCGGGTGAGCGGCAGCCCCGTGCAGCACGGCCTCgtcctcttctccag GCTGTTTGACTTGGATCCTGACCTGCTGCCCCTTTTCCAGTACAACTGCAAGCAGTTTGCCAGCCCTCAGGAGTGCCTCTCTGCCCCTGAGTTCCTGGATCACATCAGGAAG GTGATGCTGGTGATTGATGCTGCTGTGAGCCACCTGGAGAACTTGTCCTGCCTGGAAGAGTATCTCTGCAACCTTGGCAAGAAGCACCAGGCAGTTGGTGTGAAGGCTGAGTCTTTCTCG actGTTGGCGAGTCCTTGCTGTACATGCTGGAGAAATGCCTTGGTGCCGCCTTCAGCCCAGAGGTGCAGGAAGCTTGGAGCAAACTCTACAATGCTGTGGTGAAAGCCATGCAACGTGGCTGGGAGACCCTCCCAGAAGGGGACTAG